The Haematobia irritans isolate KBUSLIRL chromosome 1, ASM5000362v1, whole genome shotgun sequence DNA segment taaatacattAACAACATAAATAATTAACATCTCAACATAACACATTGTactaggctaacataaaaagtaGGTGGATACAACATTCATTTCACTTACATCGTCTACAATAACTAAACACTTATTCTTATTGGAGTCAGCGAaacatcactgctctcgtcagGTTTCATTATTGCACTGAATGTTGCTCTGCAAATTGCTCGTCGTATATTCTAGTTTTGTTTCTGCATACCATTTGTCTGTATATGTGAGCGATGTTGTCCGTGTCTGTTTTGTAATTTATTCTCCTCGTCGTTGGTACGTTGTTTATGTGTAACATTTCTAAGGTGTATCTCTTGTTTATGTTGCTCTCTCGTTGTAACACACGAACTCTGTCAAAGTTTGGATGGTGGTTAGTTGCTGCACAGTGGGTCGCTAACgcagttttttgtattttgttgttattacGTGTTTTGATGTCAGATTTGTGTCCGGAtaaccttgtttttaatttgtttttggtgGTCCCTAtgttttttggcaattttcttCTGAGTTTCCATCACACGGAATCTCATAAATTACATTTGGTGTTTCGGATGAGGGGATACGGTCTTTTGTATtactaaacaattttttcaccgTATTGTTGGATTTATGTGCCAAgctgtatttatttttatcaaaaatatcggATTTTGATATCCTTTCTGAGATAGTTGGTACATATGTCAAGGATCTAAATGTTTTTTTGTCGTTTTCATCGTCCCTCTTTTTTGATGATGGTTTATACTCGGCTATTAAACTTTTTATAAGATTTGagggaaaattattattttccaaGATATCTTGaagttttttcttgtttttttgttgaaattgatgGTCACTAATGGATAATACTCTATGGATCAAATTTTTAGctgtatttattattatacgTTTCGGATGGTTTGAGAAGTAGTTCATAATTCGTCCAGAAGCTGTGTTTTTTTGGTACCAGTCCATTTTAAGTTTTCCTTCGTCCTTGGTTATTAGTAAATCTAAATATGGTAACTTTTGGTTTTGTTCAAGTTCCATAGTGAAGCGGATGTTATTGTGGAAACTGTTGAGTGCTGCCAGCGTTTTTTCTATTTCCGTTTCCCTGATAATTGCAAAGAGGTCATCTACATACTTCGTTATGAACTTTGGTCTTTTTTCCAGTTATTGCATACAGCTGTCCAGTAGTCTCTCCATTAATATATCCGCGATAATTGGTGAAGCTGGTGATCCCATTGGCAaaccttttttctgtttatatatCTTGTCGTCAAATTTAAAGTACCTGTTgtctattatacaaaattttaatatctttATGAATAAGGGCTTTGTcatgtttgtgtgtgtttctATTTCGTCCCATCGTTCTTCTATAATCCTGAGGGCTACGTCCACGGGTACGCTTGGGAATAGTGACACCACGTCAAAAGATATAAGTTTTTCATCCGGATTTATAGTTAAGtctttgattttatttctaaattgtgtCGAGTCACTTATATTG contains these protein-coding regions:
- the LOC142231435 gene encoding uncharacterized protein LOC142231435 encodes the protein MEKKDYKDRMLNIVGDMMSYQRLNKDPTQVLQKKNNEIVDELFKNNIISEAEKRRMKTEVAMAPRIYGVPKIHKENFPLRPICSSINAPSAEMSKFLVNILRKLTTGSKYNISDSTQFRNKIKDLTINPDEKLISFDVVSLFPSVPVDVALRIIEERWDEIETHTNMTKPLFIKILKFCIIDNRYFKFDDKIYKQKKGLPMGSPASPIIADILMERLLDSCMQ